One Vicia villosa cultivar HV-30 ecotype Madison, WI unplaced genomic scaffold, Vvil1.0 scaffold7, whole genome shotgun sequence genomic window carries:
- the LOC131643121 gene encoding uncharacterized protein LOC131643121, which produces MDTPIDTVKEAKRHTHTYSFFREPLTALEGLSSLMTAFCLKSFTDNYGNILTLLETVVDTPALQTLMQFYDSEMRCFTFQDYQLAPTLEEYSIILNLKLIAAALYLSIKEVSDNWKSNGGVSGFSLKFLVRKAKEEFEKKNWNAYNALLAVAIYGIVMFPNVPNFVDSAAIHIFMGKNPIPTLLADTYYAVHSRYEKRGGAITCCLQLLFIWFLSLLPSKGPFVKTRETLKWTHRIMSLTSYDIQWPKYRINVSEVIVGCGKFDNVPLVGTRGCINYNPVVSLRQLGYTLKDKPADHLIAETVYFEKGSGPEKLKEIIVAWKKIRKHNGAHLGKKESLALTPYVEWIVKRVGNLLLPYDRVAPLQKQPPLILSEFVPTELYKDALVTNYRLHEREQETNLKFFEERDAKMRLMHQLKQVEGASSSQASARRRPYELLEEELYQKQQECLQLQRSESSLKRQKRDSDKQLAEEKAKTARLEEELRRL; this is translated from the exons ATGGACACTCCCATTGATACTGTCAAGGAGGCAAAGAGACATACGCACACCTACAGCTTTTTTCGAGAGCCGTTGACCGCCTTAGAGGGTTTGAGTTCGTTAATGACCGCTTTCTGCTTGAAGAGTTTCACGGACAATTATGGGAATATCTTGACTTTGTTGGAAACCGTGGTTGATACTCCTGCTTTGCAAACTTTGATGCAATTCTATGATTCTGAAATGAGGTGTTTCACGTTCCAGGATTACCAGTTGGCTCCGACATTGGAAGAGTACTCTATTATTCTTAATCTCAAG TTGATTGctgctgctctttatttgagcataaaagAAGTATCTGATAATTGGAAGTCGAATGGAGGTGTCTCGGGGTTCTCTTTGAAGTTCTTGGTGAGAAAAGCTAAAGAGGAATTTGAGAAAAAGAATTGGAACGCGTACAATGCATTGCTTGCTGTGGCTATTTACGGGATTGTGATGTTCCCGAATGTTCCCAATTTTGTAGACTCGGCCGCGATACACATCTTCATGGGAAAGAATCCTATTCCTACTTTGTTGGCCGATACTTACTATGCCGTTCATTCCCGATATGAGAAACGTGGCGGTGCTATCACTTgttgccttcaattgttgttcatcTGGTTCCTCTCTTTGTTGCCCAGCAAAGGACCTTTTGTGAAGACAAGGGAGACACTTAAGTGGACCCACAGGATTATGTCACTTACCTCTTATGACATCCAGTGGCCAAAGTATCGAATTAACGTTTCTGAAGTGATTGTTGGATGCGGTAAGTTTGATAATGTTCCTTTGGTTGGTACCAGAGGTTGCATCAATTACAATCCCGTGGTATCCTTGCGTCAGTTGGGGTATACGTTGAAAGATAAGCCGGCAGATCACTTGATAGCGGAGACAGTCTATTTTGAGAAGGGGTCGGGTCCAGAAAAGTTGAAGGAGATAATTGTGGCTTGGAAGAAGATCCGTAAGCATAATGGAGCCCATTTAGGGAAGAAGGAATCACTTGCTTTGACaccgtatgttgaatggattgtgaAACGGGTTGGAAACTTGTTGCTGCCATATGACAGGGTTGCACCacttcaaaagcaacctcctttgaTTCTATCTGAATTTGTGCCAACAGAACTTTACAAGGATGCTCTGGTTACCAACTACAGGTTGCATGAAAGAGAGCAAGAGAccaatttgaagttctttgaaGAGAGAGATGCAAAGATGAGGTTGATGCACCAGCTCAAGCAAGTCGAAGGTGCAAGTTCAAGTCAAGCCAGTGCCCGGAGGCGTCCCTATGAGTTGCTAGAGGAAGAATTGTATCAGAAGCAGCAAGAGTGTCTACAGTTACAGAGATCAGAGAGTAGTCTCAAGAGGCAGAAGCGGGATTCAGATAAACAGCTAGCAGAAGAGAAGGCTAAGACTGCTCGGCTTGAAGAAGAACTAAGAAGACTCTGA